The Streptomyces laurentii genome contains a region encoding:
- a CDS encoding coenzyme PQQ synthesis protein (identified by MetaGeneAnnotator; putative;~sequence version:1), with protein MSARPILSGGEQAASCYFRTTVDHPHRKALVQICEPCNALCAHCFVTATKRGTYMPLEKIREQLVPQLAEARVTRVTITGGEPFMHPDLLEIIAAFREAGMSVGVCTNGTMCSDEQISALVELDAHMNVSLDGFSEESHSVFRGLPGCFAETVDTVRRFAAAGILQGLLCTPNSLAEDREYRDLVRFAREQGAKYVLMNPLGNMGRGQSRKAQGKLRTPDEQMREIAALTEPFGEDVELVNIRFPNEDKPLAGCEAGTIVYVFTDGGVAICPYLVFAARTTASQHPDSDFLVGNVWQHDDIAARLAAYGKFSDRWDLGGNSTCGACSLSPSCGKGCPAAVVAAGERIGAVDTEQCPVVPRQTRVLPVVGVS; from the coding sequence TTGAGCGCGCGCCCCATCCTGAGCGGCGGCGAGCAGGCCGCCTCGTGCTACTTCCGTACGACCGTGGACCACCCGCACCGGAAGGCTCTCGTCCAGATCTGCGAGCCGTGCAATGCGCTGTGCGCCCACTGCTTTGTGACGGCGACGAAGCGCGGCACCTATATGCCGCTGGAGAAGATCCGGGAGCAGTTGGTTCCCCAGCTCGCGGAGGCCCGCGTCACGCGGGTGACCATCACCGGCGGCGAGCCGTTCATGCACCCAGACCTCCTGGAGATCATCGCCGCGTTCCGTGAGGCTGGCATGTCCGTTGGCGTGTGCACCAACGGCACCATGTGCAGCGATGAGCAGATCTCCGCCCTGGTGGAGCTGGACGCCCACATGAACGTGTCGCTGGACGGGTTCTCCGAGGAGTCCCACTCCGTGTTCCGTGGCCTGCCCGGGTGCTTCGCGGAGACCGTGGACACCGTCAGGAGGTTCGCCGCCGCCGGCATCCTCCAAGGCCTGCTGTGCACGCCGAACAGCTTGGCCGAGGATCGGGAGTACCGGGACCTGGTCAGGTTCGCGCGGGAGCAGGGCGCAAAGTACGTGCTGATGAACCCGCTCGGGAACATGGGGCGCGGCCAGTCGAGGAAGGCACAGGGGAAGCTGCGTACCCCGGATGAGCAGATGCGGGAGATCGCCGCCCTCACCGAGCCGTTCGGGGAGGACGTGGAGCTGGTGAACATCCGGTTCCCCAACGAGGACAAGCCGCTGGCCGGCTGCGAGGCCGGGACCATCGTCTACGTCTTCACGGACGGCGGTGTGGCGATCTGCCCGTACCTCGTGTTCGCGGCCCGGACGACGGCCTCCCAGCACCCGGACTCCGACTTCCTCGTGGGCAACGTCTGGCAGCACGACGACATCGCGGCCCGCCTGGCCGCGTACGGGAAGTTCTCCGACCGGTGGGACCTCGGGGGCAACTCGACGTGCGGCGCGTGCTCCCTGTCGCCCTCGTGCGGGAAGGGCTGCCCGGCCGCCGTGGTGGCCGCCGGCGAGCGGATTGGCGCCGTGGACACCGAACAGTGCCCCGTGGTCCCGCGTCAGACCCGCGTCCTGCCCGTGGTCGGTGTCTCGTGA
- a CDS encoding dTMP kinase (ATP-binding site [chemical binding];~TMP-binding site;~Thymidine monophosphate kinase (TMPK), also known as thymidylate kinase, catalyzes the phosphorylation of thymidine monophosphate (TMP) to thymidine diphosphate (TDP) utilizing ATP as its preferred phophoryl donor. TMPK represents the rate-limiting step...; cd01672;~Thymidylate kinase [Nucleotide transport and metabolism]; COG0125;~dTMP kinase [Streptomyces himastatinicus ATCC53653];~identified by MetaGeneAnnotator; putative), translated as MIAGRGLLVAIEGPGGVGKSTVTALVARLLGAEGVPVLATREPTDTALGNLARHGTDDYQGEAMACLVAADRFKHGETIQPALERGDVVVCDRYIASSLALQCMDGVDREFVWLLNERQVQPDLTVMVSGDPEVIEARLTARGAHSRYERAEDSSLVECAYFAEAGKFLRGKGHRVLDLDATETPAEEVARLTVAAITRLRKDPTDAGRVDVQPQQPVPGARGATAPVPGAAAGAGARAHGDGAQRGV; from the coding sequence GTGATCGCCGGCCGCGGCCTTCTGGTCGCCATCGAGGGCCCGGGCGGAGTCGGGAAGTCGACCGTCACGGCTCTGGTCGCCCGCCTCCTCGGGGCGGAGGGTGTGCCCGTGCTGGCGACCCGGGAGCCCACGGACACCGCCTTAGGCAACCTCGCGCGGCACGGCACGGACGACTACCAGGGCGAGGCGATGGCGTGCCTTGTCGCCGCCGACCGGTTCAAGCACGGCGAGACGATCCAGCCGGCGCTGGAGCGCGGGGACGTCGTGGTCTGCGACCGGTACATCGCCAGCAGCCTGGCGCTCCAATGCATGGACGGCGTGGACCGCGAGTTCGTGTGGCTCCTCAACGAGCGGCAGGTCCAGCCGGACCTGACCGTGATGGTCAGCGGCGACCCGGAGGTGATCGAGGCCCGGCTGACCGCGAGGGGCGCGCACTCCCGGTACGAACGCGCCGAGGACTCCAGCCTTGTGGAATGCGCCTACTTCGCCGAGGCCGGTAAGTTCCTGCGGGGTAAAGGGCATCGCGTCTTGGACCTGGACGCCACCGAGACGCCGGCCGAAGAGGTCGCCCGCCTGACCGTCGCCGCGATCACCCGACTCCGGAAGGACCCGACCGATGCTGGACGTGTTGACGTTCAACCTCAACAACCCGTCCCGGGAGCGCGCGGAGCGACAGCTCCGGTACCTGGCGCAGCGGCCGGAGCCGGTGCTCGTGCTCACGGAGACGGCGCGCAGCGCGGGGTGTGA
- a CDS encoding endonuclease/exonuclease/phosphatase (Exonuclease-Endonuclease-Phosphatase (EEP) domain superfamily; cl00490;~endonuclease/exonuclease/phosphatase [Streptomyces himastatinicus ATCC53653];~identified by MetaGeneAnnotator; putative;~putative catalytic site [active];~putative metal binding site [ion binding];~putative phosphate binding site [ion binding]): MTFNLNNPSRERAERQLRYLAQRPEPVLVLTETARSAGCEFLAERFEGAGYSVNFPRPPQGTRERGVMIVSRLATSPLPLPVDYLPHRVAAVTVETSTGPLEVVGVYVPSRDATEAKITRKRRFLEGLAAVLPTGVVGRRLVLGDFNILEPAHVPRYRIFQEWEYAFYTGLGAAGYRDAFRFLAPDALEYSWVGRTGDGYRYDHAHVSGPLAASVEGCRYVHEPRTNEDRLTDHSALTVSLALAATAPLDV, translated from the coding sequence TTGACGTTCAACCTCAACAACCCGTCCCGGGAGCGCGCGGAGCGACAGCTCCGGTACCTGGCGCAGCGGCCGGAGCCGGTGCTCGTGCTCACGGAGACGGCGCGCAGCGCGGGGTGTGAGTTCCTGGCCGAGCGGTTCGAGGGGGCCGGGTACTCGGTGAACTTCCCCCGGCCGCCGCAGGGCACCCGGGAACGGGGCGTGATGATCGTGTCCCGCCTCGCCACGAGCCCGCTCCCGCTGCCCGTGGACTACCTCCCGCACCGGGTGGCCGCCGTGACCGTCGAGACGAGCACGGGCCCGCTGGAGGTCGTCGGGGTATACGTGCCGTCCCGGGACGCCACGGAGGCGAAGATCACCAGGAAGCGCCGGTTTCTGGAGGGCCTGGCCGCCGTCCTCCCCACCGGGGTTGTCGGCCGCCGCCTGGTCCTCGGGGACTTCAACATCCTGGAACCCGCTCACGTCCCGCGATACCGGATCTTCCAGGAATGGGAGTACGCGTTCTACACCGGCCTCGGTGCGGCCGGGTATCGGGACGCCTTCCGGTTCCTGGCCCCGGACGCCCTGGAGTACTCCTGGGTGGGGCGCACCGGCGACGGCTACCGCTACGACCACGCCCACGTCTCCGGGCCCCTCGCGGCGAGCGTGGAGGGCTGCCGGTACGTGCACGAGCCGCGTACCAACGAGGACCGGCTCACCGACCACTCCGCGCTGACGGTCTCCCTGGCGCTCGCCGCCACGGCACCGCTGGACGTGTGA
- a CDS encoding hypothetical protein (Nucleoside Triphosphate Pyrophosphohydrolase (EC 3.6.1.8) MazG-like domain foundin uncharacterized protein from Archaeoglobus fulgidus (Af0060) and its bacterial homologs; cd11533;~identified by MetaGeneAnnotator; putative;~metal binding site [ion binding];~predicted protein [Streptomyces roseosporus NRRL15998]): MDTTWDGVTQLRKWLDDEGQAAAGDVRLLRVLKIGEEFGEASEAITGALGANPRKGASHTWTDVEKELADVIVTAMVALSTITPDAEKVLEARTQALLERIGRA, from the coding sequence GTGGACACCACGTGGGACGGCGTGACCCAGCTGCGGAAGTGGCTGGATGACGAGGGCCAGGCCGCGGCCGGTGACGTACGGCTGCTTCGGGTCCTCAAGATCGGGGAGGAGTTCGGTGAAGCCTCCGAGGCCATCACGGGGGCGCTCGGAGCCAACCCGCGAAAGGGCGCAAGCCACACCTGGACGGACGTGGAGAAGGAACTCGCGGACGTCATCGTGACCGCCATGGTGGCCCTCTCCACCATCACCCCCGACGCGGAGAAGGTGCTGGAGGCACGTACCCAGGCGCTCCTGGAACGCATCGGCCGGGCCTGA